In Maridesulfovibrio sp., a single genomic region encodes these proteins:
- a CDS encoding aminotransferase class V-fold PLP-dependent enzyme, translating to MKFSRREFFGLGIGLGSVLMIPDFVLAKSGKGDGESLSKGKVQALKEIEAYIAKCSADGKQFSADKLAAENNAQWDRLVNSYFDRAKYTCVSVNSANLCPSMKPVQDMVALVQDMLAKDISFPMRGELAEASLGYGLEAIKQWFGLEKQKYQADYLMALVSNSTQGNNFINNGLVTSGFFDPQKDNVVVWDVNHPTNYQAWEYRKATQGWAEGSVRTVQTKMFSNSVSEDEARRGIMPSDPRSEDDVVKAILAMVDRNTKVVTLSWQSNECGMLLPMERIVHELRKINSEMHIHADSAQTFGVLDLKLASLDVDSIAGSFHKWPCGPKMVGVLYMNNKHGAAERFTPSEWGYDEHIMTPEDYGFKAATGQIDPNAKRFSYLGQQNDATLVSTWITALFHTGKFHPNVNPEKIEKRIHYLGSRTKEALFRYLPEIYPDFKAKEAYKWISTPTANDKLRSSVFLFRTPDGIKAGDVVKNVYEQHGLAIANLHVLGHDLVRISPTFCNTAQDVEDAVRATVDVIKAMGKGKLANNTVHRAYA from the coding sequence ATGAAATTTTCGCGTCGTGAATTTTTTGGACTTGGAATAGGACTTGGCAGCGTCCTGATGATTCCTGATTTCGTTCTGGCTAAAAGCGGTAAGGGCGACGGTGAGAGCCTCAGCAAAGGTAAGGTTCAGGCTTTGAAAGAGATTGAAGCCTACATTGCCAAATGCTCAGCTGATGGAAAACAGTTCTCGGCAGATAAACTTGCGGCCGAGAATAATGCTCAGTGGGACAGGCTGGTAAACAGTTATTTTGACCGGGCCAAGTACACCTGTGTTTCCGTCAACTCCGCAAACCTCTGCCCGTCCATGAAACCCGTTCAAGACATGGTTGCTCTGGTTCAGGATATGCTTGCAAAGGATATTTCCTTTCCCATGCGTGGGGAACTCGCCGAAGCTAGCCTTGGATACGGTCTTGAGGCCATCAAGCAGTGGTTCGGGCTGGAGAAACAGAAATATCAGGCCGATTATCTGATGGCGCTGGTCTCCAACAGCACGCAGGGAAACAACTTCATCAACAACGGGCTGGTAACCTCCGGTTTCTTTGATCCGCAAAAAGATAATGTTGTTGTGTGGGACGTTAACCATCCGACCAACTATCAGGCCTGGGAATACAGAAAGGCCACTCAGGGGTGGGCTGAAGGGTCAGTAAGGACAGTTCAGACAAAGATGTTTTCGAACAGCGTCTCGGAAGACGAAGCTCGGCGCGGAATCATGCCCTCCGACCCGAGAAGCGAAGACGATGTCGTCAAGGCCATTCTGGCCATGGTCGACAGGAATACCAAGGTAGTAACCCTTTCCTGGCAGTCCAACGAGTGCGGCATGCTGCTGCCCATGGAGCGGATCGTCCACGAGCTTCGCAAGATAAACAGTGAAATGCATATCCATGCGGACAGTGCCCAGACGTTCGGAGTGCTGGACCTCAAGCTCGCCAGTCTGGATGTGGACAGCATTGCCGGAAGTTTCCATAAATGGCCCTGCGGTCCGAAAATGGTCGGCGTGCTGTACATGAACAACAAGCATGGCGCGGCTGAAAGGTTCACCCCCAGCGAATGGGGATATGATGAACACATCATGACTCCGGAAGATTACGGTTTCAAGGCTGCAACTGGGCAGATTGATCCGAATGCCAAGCGTTTTTCGTATCTCGGCCAGCAGAATGATGCCACACTGGTTTCAACCTGGATTACCGCACTGTTCCATACCGGGAAATTTCATCCGAATGTAAACCCGGAAAAAATAGAGAAGCGTATCCACTACCTTGGGTCACGGACGAAGGAAGCTCTCTTCCGCTACCTTCCGGAAATTTATCCGGATTTTAAGGCCAAGGAAGCATACAAATGGATCTCCACGCCTACCGCTAATGACAAATTGCGCAGTTCCGTTTTTCTGTTCAGGACTCCGGACGGAATAAAGGCCGGTGATGTGGTCAAGAATGTCTACGAGCAGCACGGGCTTGCCATTGCCAACCTGCATGTTCTGGGACACGACCTTGTGCGTATTTCTCCCACATTCTGCAACACCGCACAGGATGTTGAAGACGCGGTACGTGCAACAGTTGATGTCATCAAGGCCATGGGCAAGGGTAAACTGGCGAACAATACCGTGCACAGGGCTTACGCCTGA
- a CDS encoding glycosyltransferase produces MKRLFLINCRQPMVNAFGRLGCEVRSVHSTERYFDVAAKLAELEFVPDIILQQENLGRRVFLTGLRELDCLKIFWSVDTHLNMHWHGLYGSLFDGVLTTQKKYVSRLEKCCEAKIHWMPWMGGHPGPETGTAAGLIPYGKREHDLTFVGRVSPERRARQWFVDFLKSGYNLHLVEGLNYSAMMEVYRQTRVVPNESIFGEVNFRLFEACSCGCAMVTPDAGPELGELFDIGREIMVYDDVLELKEILDRFERDPDYAAMMGLAGYERVMRDHLPDNRAAAILDFAEGLEKRSVSETEAGLLLCLVEAALGEAGDPVTDWPGLIKRLLALPQDFRRDGVLLRIFAVSGLKDLFLDVARSYMVRQDLEFDCYFCMSASLAALKLGMWDIAKHFWYSWRTRNPGEKASVPADEVSLLLLWGDELCRTGNTVRSGVTFNEVKGIPSCAADCYFAALYLVPGSLAVFKKLDAVFSGVKGAEPTRLGFLSHLSLHAPDDWRTSADVGITSLKAFRLTEGMEELKHARLLAAAEGRERFFHRKIGTELPRYFELVSED; encoded by the coding sequence ATGAAAAGACTTTTCCTGATCAATTGCAGGCAGCCGATGGTGAATGCGTTCGGCAGGCTCGGGTGTGAAGTTCGCAGCGTGCACAGCACGGAGCGGTATTTCGATGTTGCTGCGAAACTCGCGGAACTGGAATTCGTTCCGGATATCATTTTGCAACAGGAAAATCTGGGGCGCAGGGTTTTTCTTACCGGGCTGCGGGAACTGGATTGTCTGAAAATATTCTGGTCGGTGGATACGCATCTCAATATGCACTGGCACGGTCTTTACGGGTCTTTATTCGACGGAGTTCTGACCACCCAGAAAAAATATGTTTCGCGACTGGAAAAGTGCTGCGAGGCGAAAATACATTGGATGCCGTGGATGGGGGGGCATCCGGGGCCGGAAACAGGTACGGCAGCAGGTCTGATTCCATACGGGAAGCGCGAGCACGATCTTACTTTCGTGGGCAGGGTGTCCCCGGAGCGCCGGGCCCGGCAATGGTTTGTTGATTTCCTGAAGAGCGGTTACAACCTGCATCTTGTAGAAGGTCTTAATTACAGCGCAATGATGGAGGTCTACAGGCAGACACGGGTTGTGCCCAATGAATCAATTTTCGGGGAAGTGAATTTCCGTTTGTTCGAAGCCTGCTCCTGTGGCTGTGCAATGGTCACCCCGGACGCAGGTCCCGAACTGGGAGAGCTTTTCGATATCGGGCGTGAGATCATGGTTTACGATGATGTTCTGGAATTGAAGGAGATTCTGGATCGGTTTGAGCGTGACCCCGACTATGCCGCAATGATGGGTCTTGCCGGTTATGAACGGGTTATGCGTGACCATCTGCCGGATAATCGTGCGGCTGCGATTCTTGATTTTGCGGAAGGTCTGGAAAAGCGGTCGGTTTCTGAAACAGAAGCCGGGCTACTGCTCTGCCTCGTGGAAGCGGCTCTGGGCGAGGCCGGTGATCCTGTAACAGATTGGCCCGGGCTTATTAAAAGATTGCTGGCTCTGCCGCAGGATTTTAGGCGGGACGGAGTCCTGTTGCGCATCTTTGCTGTAAGTGGGCTCAAGGATCTTTTTCTGGATGTGGCGCGGTCGTATATGGTCCGGCAGGATCTGGAGTTTGACTGCTATTTTTGTATGTCCGCATCCCTTGCCGCTCTGAAGCTCGGCATGTGGGATATAGCGAAACATTTCTGGTATTCCTGGAGAACAAGAAATCCTGGGGAAAAAGCTTCCGTGCCTGCTGATGAAGTCTCGCTTCTGCTTCTCTGGGGAGATGAGCTTTGCAGAACGGGGAATACGGTTCGGTCCGGTGTGACCTTTAATGAAGTGAAGGGAATCCCTTCCTGCGCTGCAGACTGCTACTTTGCCGCACTGTATCTGGTTCCGGGCAGTCTTGCTGTTTTCAAAAAACTGGACGCAGTTTTTTCCGGAGTAAAAGGTGCTGAGCCGACACGGCTGGGTTTTCTTTCCCATCTTTCTCTGCATGCTCCAGATGACTGGAGGACGAGTGCGGATGTCGGTATAACCAGCCTGAAGGCCTTCAGGTTGACCGAAGGAATGGAGGAACTGAAGCACGCTCGTTTGCTTGCTGCTGCGGAAGGACGCGAGCGTTTCTTCCACCGCAAGATCGGCACCGAATTACCCCGGTATTTTGAATTGGTTAGTGAGGACTGA
- a CDS encoding glutamine amidotransferase-related protein, producing MKQVFTIILIILCLGITIASADTTIPALNTNPCQDVIVTRTTPLLSFKKNSPDASRYEIQLDLSKSFDSKALRSYSINSSEEKVDAFQVPDKTPLKDKSLWWWRVRALSASGKAGKWAVSRFFVDTESDDRYSGLQRIIPVSVKAGSGSNPEYLTDYSDAGLNSQWRAAPPGPREEWIELDLGRPVTVSRAWMLSEFGNPDGWINDFHWLSSNDGTEWEPVPGGKVSNSDTYRIIQDVTPNKARFWRLVITRYTGYAPALNELMLFTPAEPEIPNVPEKPYVMVIGNQRNGYTFTRLVQRIEELIPDLKVIRIPYWKADMAMIKNLPNKPAAIILSGNNADYNNLPMFEYNGEYEIIRRADIPILGICAGCQMNAFASGYTRVHSMGWSDISAMQKPNERTIINKKIADPIFKDVRDNFVAPEVHGWAIYSLPDNYEVIARSDYIQAIRRKDKMRYGVQFHPEIKESYNQAESVLRNFLNTCLNKSK from the coding sequence ATGAAACAGGTATTTACAATAATCCTCATTATTCTCTGTCTGGGCATCACGATTGCGTCTGCGGACACGACAATCCCAGCACTGAACACAAACCCATGTCAGGACGTCATAGTAACCAGGACAACGCCGCTGCTTTCATTCAAAAAAAACAGCCCGGATGCATCCAGATACGAAATACAGCTGGACTTAAGCAAGTCATTCGACTCCAAGGCCCTGCGCAGTTACAGCATTAACTCTTCCGAAGAAAAAGTGGACGCTTTTCAGGTTCCGGACAAAACGCCCCTAAAGGACAAAAGCCTCTGGTGGTGGAGAGTCCGCGCCCTGTCTGCAAGCGGCAAGGCCGGAAAATGGGCTGTAAGCAGGTTCTTTGTGGATACAGAAAGCGATGACCGTTATTCGGGGCTGCAAAGAATCATTCCAGTGTCCGTAAAGGCCGGAAGCGGTTCCAACCCGGAATACCTGACCGACTACAGCGATGCCGGGCTTAACAGCCAGTGGCGTGCAGCCCCTCCCGGCCCCAGAGAAGAATGGATTGAACTCGACCTCGGCAGACCGGTCACTGTTTCACGCGCCTGGATGCTTTCGGAATTCGGAAATCCCGATGGATGGATAAATGATTTTCATTGGCTCTCCAGCAACGACGGCACAGAGTGGGAACCAGTTCCGGGCGGGAAAGTCAGCAACTCGGACACCTACAGGATAATACAGGACGTTACCCCCAATAAAGCCCGCTTCTGGCGGCTGGTAATTACCCGTTATACCGGTTACGCCCCGGCGCTCAACGAGCTGATGCTCTTTACGCCTGCCGAACCGGAGATTCCGAATGTGCCGGAAAAACCTTATGTCATGGTTATCGGCAATCAGCGAAACGGTTATACCTTCACAAGACTTGTCCAGCGGATTGAAGAACTGATCCCGGACTTAAAAGTTATCCGGATTCCGTACTGGAAAGCCGACATGGCAATGATCAAAAATCTTCCTAACAAACCGGCGGCCATCATACTCAGCGGAAACAATGCCGATTACAACAACCTGCCCATGTTCGAATACAACGGCGAATACGAGATTATCCGTAGGGCGGATATTCCCATACTGGGCATCTGCGCAGGCTGCCAGATGAACGCTTTCGCCAGTGGATACACCCGCGTGCACTCCATGGGCTGGTCCGATATATCCGCCATGCAGAAACCAAATGAACGAACAATAATAAATAAGAAAATTGCTGACCCGATCTTCAAGGACGTCCGTGATAATTTTGTTGCACCGGAGGTTCATGGGTGGGCAATCTATTCTCTACCGGACAACTACGAGGTAATTGCCCGTTCCGATTACATTCAGGCCATCCGGCGTAAGGATAAAATGCGCTACGGAGTACAGTTCCACCCTGAGATCAAGGAATCATACAATCAGGCTGAATCGGTGCTGCGCAACTTTCTCAACACCTGCCTGAACAAATCGAAATAA